The Leifsonia williamsii genome includes a region encoding these proteins:
- a CDS encoding family 20 glycosylhydrolase, whose translation MVVPRPALIEHTAGAPFLLSDTARISVAGAGAADVAGLLAAELAADCGRRPDVVQEPPAFGDIAIVIADHEVPAEHRAEGYTLEVDAGGVRIGAATAAGAFRGVQTLRQLVPADCREDPFTVSPVRVEDHPRYAYRGAMLDVARHFFGVEEVKRFIDAIVLLKVNHLHLHLTDDQGWRIEILSRPELTAVGGRTAVGGAPGGFYTQEQYRDLVAYAAERHVTVVPELDMPGHVNAALVACPELTPDGVAPEPYTGTDVGFSSLLVGHPATERFVREVVREVAALTPGPYLHLGADECLATPHDDYLRFVAFATKEVATAGKTAVGWHELGRSDDLAPGTIGQYWDFVTPRGTSAQEALSFVRQGGAVIVSPADAAYLDIVTAEGEHPGLAWTGRRTTLRSALVWDPARVVPGLADAHILGVEAPLWTETVSTIEEVELMVFPRLAAIAEIGWSPAPADTVDVETARDLDEFAGRLAELAAHWDAAGTVYRRLPGVPWPDPVPEAS comes from the coding sequence GTGGTCGTCCCCCGTCCCGCGCTGATCGAGCACACCGCCGGAGCACCCTTCCTCCTGTCCGACACGGCCCGCATCAGCGTCGCGGGAGCCGGTGCGGCCGACGTCGCCGGGCTCCTCGCCGCAGAGCTCGCGGCCGACTGCGGTCGCCGTCCGGACGTGGTGCAGGAGCCTCCCGCGTTCGGCGACATCGCCATCGTCATCGCCGACCACGAGGTGCCGGCCGAGCACCGGGCGGAGGGCTACACGCTCGAGGTCGACGCCGGAGGCGTGCGCATCGGCGCAGCGACCGCGGCCGGCGCGTTCCGCGGCGTGCAGACCCTGCGTCAGCTGGTGCCGGCGGACTGCAGGGAGGACCCGTTCACCGTCTCCCCCGTCCGCGTGGAGGATCACCCGCGGTACGCCTACCGCGGTGCGATGCTCGACGTGGCCCGCCACTTCTTCGGCGTGGAGGAGGTCAAGCGCTTCATCGACGCGATCGTCCTGCTGAAGGTGAACCACCTCCACCTGCACCTCACCGACGACCAGGGCTGGCGCATCGAGATCCTCTCCCGTCCCGAGCTGACCGCGGTGGGCGGCCGGACGGCGGTCGGAGGCGCACCCGGCGGTTTCTACACGCAGGAGCAGTACCGCGACCTGGTCGCCTACGCGGCCGAGCGTCACGTCACCGTGGTGCCGGAGCTCGACATGCCCGGGCACGTCAACGCGGCCCTGGTCGCCTGCCCCGAACTCACGCCCGACGGCGTCGCGCCCGAGCCGTACACCGGCACCGATGTCGGGTTCAGCAGCCTGCTCGTCGGCCACCCGGCGACCGAGCGGTTCGTGCGCGAGGTCGTGCGGGAGGTGGCGGCGCTGACCCCGGGCCCGTACCTGCACCTCGGCGCCGACGAATGCCTCGCCACCCCGCACGACGACTATCTGCGCTTCGTCGCCTTTGCGACGAAGGAGGTGGCCACGGCGGGCAAGACCGCCGTCGGCTGGCACGAGCTCGGCCGCAGCGACGACCTGGCGCCCGGAACAATCGGGCAGTACTGGGACTTCGTGACCCCGCGCGGCACCTCCGCCCAGGAGGCGCTCTCGTTCGTGCGCCAGGGCGGCGCCGTGATCGTCTCCCCGGCCGACGCCGCCTACCTCGACATCGTCACCGCCGAGGGCGAGCACCCCGGCCTCGCCTGGACCGGGCGGCGGACCACGCTCCGCAGCGCTCTGGTGTGGGACCCGGCCCGCGTCGTTCCCGGTCTCGCCGACGCGCACATCCTCGGTGTGGAGGCGCCGCTCTGGACCGAGACCGTGTCGACGATCGAGGAGGTCGAGCTGATGGTGTTCCCGCGCCTCGCCGCCATCGCCGAGATCGGCTGGTCGCCGGCTCCCGCCGACACGGTGGACGTGGAGACGGCCCGCGACCTCGACGAGTTCGCCGGCCGCCTCGCGGAGCTCGCCGCGCACTGGGACGCCGCCGGGACGGTCTACCGACGCCTGCCCGGCGTTCCGTGGCCGGACCCGGTGCCCGAGGCGAGCTGA
- a CDS encoding gamma carbonic anhydrase family protein encodes MTLVTLPDGSSPSLADDAFVAPGAVLAGRVRLSAGASVWYNAVLRAEADTITVGARSNLQDNVSCHVDAGFPLTIGADVSVGHNAVLHGCTIEDGALVGMHATVLNGAVVGAGSLLAAGTVVLEGAVIPPGSLVAGVPGKVRRELTDEERAGLLHNAEAYLGHVEAHRAATTE; translated from the coding sequence ATGACGCTCGTGACCCTCCCCGACGGCTCCTCCCCCTCCCTCGCGGACGACGCCTTCGTCGCCCCCGGCGCCGTGCTCGCCGGCCGGGTGCGCCTCTCCGCGGGCGCGAGCGTCTGGTACAACGCCGTCCTGCGCGCCGAGGCCGACACCATCACGGTGGGAGCCCGCAGCAACCTCCAGGACAACGTCTCGTGCCACGTCGATGCGGGCTTCCCGCTGACCATCGGCGCGGACGTCTCGGTCGGCCACAACGCCGTGCTGCACGGCTGCACCATCGAAGACGGCGCCCTGGTCGGCATGCACGCCACCGTGCTCAACGGCGCGGTCGTCGGCGCCGGCTCGCTGCTCGCGGCCGGCACCGTCGTGCTCGAAGGGGCGGTGATCCCACCCGGGTCGCTCGTCGCCGGCGTGCCCGGCAAGGTGCGCCGCGAGCTCACCGACGAGGAGCGCGCCGGCCTCCTCCACAACGCCGAGGCCTATCTCGGCCACGTGGAGGCGCACCGCGCCGCGACCACGGAATAG
- the galK gene encoding galactokinase, protein MTDLRSGVRDDFAEVFGREPDGVWSAPGRVNLIGEHTDYNLGFVLPFAINRRTVAALGLREDRRVRVGSTFADELVELDLDALGPDALGGWSAYPLGVAWALGQFGADLEAVPGFDLLIDSNVPVGAGLSSSAAIESAVALALNDVWRLGFDRQTLAKVGQRAENVAVGAPTGIMDQSASLLGEADSAVFLDCRSLDAQVVPLGLEQAGLEIVIIDTGVTHAHATGGYADRRASCEAGAKALGVESLRDVSVADLDRAREVLDDVTFRRVRHVVTEDQRVLDTVRTLREHGPAAIGELLDASHVSMRDDFEISVPELDLAVETAQANGAIGARMTGGGFGGSAIALVPTDAVSRVQVAIDGAFAEHSFGQPDVFTVRASQGAQRES, encoded by the coding sequence ATGACCGATCTGCGCTCCGGCGTCCGCGACGACTTCGCCGAGGTGTTCGGCCGTGAGCCCGACGGCGTCTGGTCGGCGCCCGGCCGGGTCAACCTCATCGGCGAGCACACCGACTACAACCTCGGCTTCGTGCTGCCGTTCGCGATCAACCGCCGCACGGTCGCCGCTCTCGGCCTGCGCGAGGACCGCCGCGTGCGCGTCGGCAGCACCTTCGCCGACGAGCTGGTGGAGCTCGACCTCGACGCCCTCGGTCCCGACGCACTCGGCGGCTGGTCGGCGTACCCGCTCGGCGTCGCGTGGGCGCTGGGGCAGTTCGGCGCCGACCTGGAGGCCGTGCCCGGCTTCGACCTGCTCATCGACTCCAACGTCCCGGTCGGGGCGGGCCTCTCGTCGTCCGCCGCGATCGAGAGCGCGGTCGCGCTGGCGCTGAACGACGTGTGGCGGCTCGGCTTCGACCGCCAGACGTTGGCGAAGGTCGGCCAGCGCGCCGAGAACGTCGCCGTGGGCGCGCCGACCGGCATCATGGACCAGTCCGCGTCCCTCCTCGGCGAGGCCGACTCCGCCGTGTTCCTCGACTGCCGCTCGCTCGACGCACAGGTGGTCCCGCTGGGCCTGGAGCAGGCCGGCCTCGAGATCGTCATCATCGACACGGGCGTGACCCACGCGCATGCGACCGGCGGCTACGCCGACCGCCGCGCCTCCTGCGAGGCCGGTGCGAAGGCCCTCGGCGTCGAGTCGCTGCGCGACGTCTCCGTCGCCGACCTCGACCGGGCCCGCGAGGTGCTCGACGACGTCACCTTCCGCCGCGTCCGCCATGTCGTCACCGAGGACCAGCGCGTGCTCGACACGGTCCGCACACTGCGCGAGCACGGACCGGCCGCGATCGGCGAGCTGCTCGACGCCTCGCACGTGTCGATGCGCGACGACTTCGAGATCTCGGTGCCCGAGCTCGACCTCGCCGTCGAGACCGCGCAGGCCAACGGCGCGATCGGCGCGCGCATGACCGGGGGCGGCTTCGGCGGCTCCGCGATCGCGCTCGTGCCGACCGACGCGGTGAGCCGGGTGCAGGTCGCGATCGACGGCGCGTTCGCGGAGCACTCGTTCGGCCAGCCGGACGTCTTCACCGTGCGCGCGTCGCAGGGCGCCCAGCGCGAGAGCTGA
- the glyA gene encoding serine hydroxymethyltransferase: MSDINQTAISPTFTAPLAEVDPEIAEVLQLELGRQRDYLEMIASENFVPRAVLEAVGSVLTNKYAEGYPGRRYYGGCEYVDIAEQLAIDRAKSLFGAEYANVQPHSGASANAAVLSAIATPGDTILGLELAHGGHLTHGMKLNFSGKLYNAVSYGVDPETFVVDMDVVRDKAREHKPQVIIAGWSAYPRQLDFAAFREIADEVGAKLWVDMAHFAGLVAAGLHPNPVPFADVVSSTVHKTIGGPRSGFIVSRDTELAKKLNSNVFPGQQGGPLMHVIAAKATAFKLAATDEFKDRQERTIRGAKLLADRLTAEDSRAAGVDVLTGGTDVHLVLADLRTSELDGKQAEDVLHEVGITVNRNAVPFDPRPPMVTSGLRIGTPALATRGFGDTEFTEVADIIALALRPGADTKALRARVDALTAAFPLYPGLNPSGQEGFPVELPSSI; this comes from the coding sequence ATGTCCGACATCAACCAGACGGCCATCTCCCCGACGTTCACCGCGCCGCTCGCGGAGGTCGATCCCGAGATCGCCGAGGTGCTGCAGCTGGAGCTGGGCCGCCAGCGCGACTACCTCGAGATGATCGCGTCCGAGAACTTCGTGCCGCGCGCCGTGCTCGAGGCGGTCGGCTCGGTGCTGACCAACAAGTACGCCGAGGGCTACCCTGGCCGCCGCTACTACGGCGGCTGCGAGTACGTCGACATCGCCGAGCAGCTGGCGATCGACCGGGCGAAGAGCCTGTTCGGCGCCGAGTACGCCAACGTCCAGCCGCACTCCGGCGCCTCCGCCAACGCGGCCGTACTGTCCGCGATCGCGACGCCCGGCGACACCATCCTGGGCCTGGAGCTCGCCCACGGCGGCCACCTGACCCACGGCATGAAGCTCAACTTCTCGGGCAAGCTCTACAACGCCGTGTCGTACGGCGTCGACCCCGAGACGTTCGTCGTCGACATGGACGTCGTCCGCGACAAGGCGCGCGAGCACAAGCCGCAGGTCATCATCGCCGGCTGGTCGGCGTACCCGCGTCAGCTCGACTTCGCCGCGTTCCGCGAGATCGCGGACGAGGTCGGCGCCAAGCTCTGGGTCGACATGGCCCACTTCGCCGGGCTCGTGGCCGCGGGCCTCCACCCGAACCCCGTCCCCTTCGCGGACGTCGTCAGCTCGACCGTGCACAAGACGATCGGCGGCCCGCGCTCGGGCTTCATCGTCAGCCGCGACACCGAGCTCGCCAAGAAGCTCAACTCGAACGTCTTCCCCGGCCAGCAGGGCGGCCCGCTCATGCACGTGATCGCCGCGAAGGCGACCGCGTTCAAGCTCGCTGCGACCGACGAGTTCAAGGACCGCCAGGAGCGCACGATCCGCGGTGCGAAGCTTCTCGCCGACCGGCTCACCGCCGAGGACTCGCGCGCGGCGGGCGTCGACGTGCTCACCGGCGGCACGGACGTGCACCTGGTGCTCGCCGACCTCCGCACCTCGGAGCTCGACGGCAAGCAGGCCGAGGACGTGCTGCACGAGGTCGGCATCACGGTCAACCGCAACGCGGTGCCGTTCGACCCGCGCCCGCCGATGGTGACCTCCGGCCTCCGCATCGGCACGCCCGCGCTCGCGACCCGCGGCTTCGGCGACACCGAGTTCACCGAGGTGGCCGACATCATCGCGCTCGCGCTGCGTCCGGGTGCCGACACGAAGGCCCTGCGCGCCCGCGTCGACGCGCTGACGGCGGCCTTCCCGCTCTACCCGGGCCTGAACCCGTCGGGCCAGGAGGGCTTCCCGGTCGAGCTCCCGTCCTCGATCTGA
- a CDS encoding bifunctional methylenetetrahydrofolate dehydrogenase/methenyltetrahydrofolate cyclohydrolase, producing the protein MTAQVLDGKATAAAIKAELKERVARLREQGVVPGLGTILVGDDPGSQWYVAGKHRDCAEVGIASIRRDLPADISQAELEAVVEELNADPDCTGFIVQLPLPGHLDTDAILELVDPAKDADGLHPTNLGRLVLNVSRPITTPLPCTPRGVIELMQRHGVDLNGKHVVVVGRGVTVGRPIGSLLTRREINATVTLTHTGTVDLDEHLRRADVIVAAAGVAGLVTAGNVKPGAIVLDVGVSRVEDPVTGKSRVAGDVAPEVAEVAAWVSPNPGGVGPMTRALLLQNVVEAAERSLA; encoded by the coding sequence GTGACGGCACAGGTTTTGGACGGTAAGGCGACCGCGGCGGCGATCAAGGCGGAGCTGAAGGAGCGCGTGGCGCGGCTGCGCGAGCAGGGGGTCGTGCCGGGGCTCGGCACCATCCTCGTGGGCGACGACCCCGGGTCGCAGTGGTACGTCGCCGGCAAGCACCGGGACTGCGCGGAGGTGGGCATCGCCTCCATCCGCCGTGACCTGCCCGCCGACATCTCGCAGGCCGAGCTGGAGGCGGTGGTCGAGGAGCTCAACGCCGACCCCGACTGCACCGGCTTCATCGTGCAGCTCCCGCTGCCCGGGCACCTCGACACCGACGCGATCCTGGAGCTGGTGGACCCGGCGAAGGACGCCGACGGCCTCCACCCGACGAACCTCGGCCGCCTGGTGCTGAACGTCAGCCGCCCGATCACCACGCCGCTGCCCTGCACGCCGCGCGGTGTGATCGAGCTGATGCAGCGCCACGGCGTCGACCTGAACGGCAAGCACGTCGTGGTCGTCGGCCGCGGTGTCACCGTCGGCCGTCCGATCGGCTCGCTGCTGACCCGCCGCGAGATCAACGCGACGGTGACCCTGACGCACACCGGCACGGTCGACCTCGACGAGCACCTGAGGCGCGCCGACGTCATCGTCGCGGCGGCGGGCGTGGCCGGGCTGGTCACCGCCGGCAACGTGAAGCCGGGCGCGATCGTGCTCGACGTGGGCGTCAGCCGCGTCGAGGACCCGGTGACCGGAAAGAGCCGCGTCGCCGGCGATGTCGCGCCCGAGGTCGCGGAGGTCGCGGCGTGGGTGTCGCCGAACCCGGGCGGCGTCGGCCCGATGACCAGGGCGCTCCTGCTGCAGAACGTGGTGGAGGCGGCGGAGCGGTCGCTCGCATGA
- a CDS encoding UDP-glucose dehydrogenase family protein gives MRLSVIGCGYLGAVHAAAMADLGHDVVGIDVDEAKVQSLSAGRAPFHEPGLPEVLEAGLASGRLRFSTDMADAADADVHFIAVGTPQTAGSDAADLTYLEAAVASLLPHLKPGALVAGKSTVPVGTAERLAERIEAAAEGAELAWNPEFLREGFAVKDTLHPDRFVYGVRSQRAADLLDDVYRQAIDAGTPRIVTDYATAELVKTAANAFLATKISFINVMSQVADATGADVTVLADAIGHDARIGRRFLNAGLGFGGGCLPKDIRAFAARGEQLGLADSFAFLREVDAVNLRQRERLVAAAVEALGGSVTGARIALLGVTFKPDSDDVRDSPALDVAERLHELGAEVVATDPYGLPNALRRFPALVTASSTEDAVRGADLVVLATEWREYRDLDPAATAVLARHARIIDGRNVLDPAAWRAAGWEYRGLGRR, from the coding sequence ATGAGACTCTCTGTGATCGGCTGCGGCTACCTCGGCGCCGTGCACGCCGCCGCGATGGCGGACCTCGGCCACGACGTGGTCGGGATCGACGTGGACGAGGCCAAGGTGCAGTCGCTCTCGGCCGGGCGCGCGCCGTTCCACGAGCCGGGACTGCCGGAGGTGCTGGAGGCGGGGCTCGCCTCCGGCCGGCTCCGTTTCAGCACCGACATGGCCGATGCCGCAGACGCGGATGTGCACTTCATCGCGGTCGGCACCCCCCAGACCGCGGGCAGCGATGCGGCCGACCTGACCTATCTGGAGGCGGCCGTCGCCTCCCTCCTGCCGCACCTCAAGCCCGGCGCGCTGGTCGCGGGCAAGAGCACGGTGCCGGTCGGGACCGCGGAGCGCCTCGCCGAGCGCATCGAGGCCGCGGCCGAGGGGGCGGAGCTCGCGTGGAACCCCGAGTTCCTGCGCGAGGGCTTCGCCGTGAAGGACACGCTGCACCCGGACCGGTTCGTGTACGGGGTGCGCTCGCAGCGCGCCGCCGACCTCCTCGACGACGTCTACCGCCAGGCCATCGACGCCGGGACGCCGCGCATCGTCACGGACTACGCGACCGCCGAGCTGGTCAAGACGGCGGCGAACGCCTTCCTCGCAACCAAGATCAGCTTCATCAACGTCATGTCCCAGGTCGCCGACGCGACGGGCGCCGACGTGACCGTGCTCGCCGACGCGATCGGCCACGACGCGCGCATCGGCCGCCGCTTCCTCAACGCCGGCCTCGGCTTCGGGGGCGGCTGCCTGCCGAAGGACATCCGCGCGTTCGCGGCGCGTGGCGAGCAGCTGGGCCTCGCCGACTCCTTCGCCTTCCTGCGCGAGGTCGACGCGGTCAACCTGCGCCAGCGCGAGCGGCTCGTGGCGGCGGCGGTGGAGGCCCTCGGCGGCTCCGTCACCGGCGCCAGGATCGCGCTGCTCGGCGTGACCTTCAAGCCCGACTCGGACGATGTGCGCGACTCCCCGGCCCTCGACGTGGCCGAGCGGCTGCACGAGCTGGGGGCCGAGGTCGTCGCGACGGACCCGTACGGCCTGCCGAACGCGCTCCGGCGCTTCCCGGCCCTGGTGACCGCGTCGTCGACCGAGGACGCGGTGCGCGGCGCCGACCTCGTGGTGCTCGCCACCGAGTGGCGCGAGTACCGCGACCTGGACCCGGCCGCGACCGCAGTGCTCGCCCGGCACGCGCGCATCATCGACGGGCGGAACGTGCTCGACCCGGCGGCGTGGCGCGCGGCGGGCTGGGAGTACCGGGGGCTCGGCCGGCGCTGA
- a CDS encoding MBL fold metallo-hydrolase, with translation MTDPEITWLDANTVQLRQPKASHWEAPFLFLLFGRERSLLLDTGATTDETVFPLAATVTRLTDQWLRRNPAVFTRPYPLIVAHTHAHGDHIAGDALLRPRPGATVVGTTPAQVIAFFGFQRWPDEVVTLDLGQRPIDVIGGPGHEPSAVAFFDRATGILFTGDTVLPGHLYVRDIVPYRATIERLIRFREAAPAPVRELRGAHIEMAGVPRVAYPPGTLDQPDEPELALSPRILERILSALDELPASPDGRVARKRFIVVHDPR, from the coding sequence ATGACCGACCCCGAGATCACCTGGCTCGACGCGAACACCGTCCAGCTGCGGCAGCCGAAGGCGTCGCACTGGGAGGCGCCGTTCCTGTTCCTGCTGTTCGGTCGCGAGCGCTCGCTGCTGCTCGACACGGGAGCGACGACCGACGAGACGGTGTTCCCGCTCGCGGCGACAGTGACCAGGCTGACCGACCAGTGGCTGCGCCGCAACCCGGCGGTGTTCACGCGCCCGTATCCGCTGATCGTCGCGCACACGCACGCGCACGGCGACCACATCGCCGGAGACGCGCTGCTGCGCCCGCGGCCGGGCGCGACCGTGGTGGGCACCACGCCCGCGCAGGTCATCGCGTTCTTCGGCTTCCAGCGCTGGCCCGACGAGGTCGTGACCCTCGACCTCGGCCAGCGCCCCATCGACGTGATCGGCGGGCCGGGCCACGAGCCATCGGCGGTGGCCTTCTTCGATCGGGCGACCGGGATCCTGTTCACCGGCGACACCGTGCTGCCCGGCCACCTGTACGTCCGCGACATCGTCCCGTACCGCGCGACGATCGAGCGGCTGATCCGGTTCCGGGAGGCCGCTCCGGCACCCGTGCGCGAGCTCCGCGGCGCCCACATCGAGATGGCGGGCGTTCCCCGCGTCGCCTACCCGCCCGGGACGCTGGACCAGCCCGACGAGCCGGAGCTGGCGCTCTCGCCGCGCATCCTGGAGCGCATCCTGTCGGCGCTGGACGAGCTCCCCGCCTCCCCCGACGGCCGCGTGGCCCGCAAGCGCTTCATCGTCGTCCACGACCCCCGCTGA
- a CDS encoding YbaK/EbsC family protein, translating into MSAADDATRSHPAVERVETALLAAGIEPRVRWFETATPTAVAAAAELGVEVGAIANSLVFTIDGEPLLVMTSGAHRVDTAFLGERLGGRIRRADAETVKAATGQTIGGVAPVGHPAPLRTVVDVALAGYPEVWAAAGHAHTVFPTTFDELVRITRGEPGPVEPGEG; encoded by the coding sequence ATGAGCGCCGCCGACGACGCCACCCGGTCGCACCCCGCGGTCGAGCGCGTCGAGACCGCGCTGCTGGCGGCGGGCATCGAGCCGCGCGTGCGCTGGTTCGAGACGGCGACGCCGACCGCCGTCGCGGCCGCCGCGGAGTTGGGCGTGGAGGTCGGCGCGATCGCCAACTCGCTCGTGTTCACGATCGATGGCGAGCCGTTGCTCGTGATGACCTCCGGTGCGCACAGAGTCGACACGGCGTTCCTCGGGGAGCGGCTCGGCGGCCGAATCCGCCGCGCCGACGCCGAGACGGTGAAGGCGGCGACCGGGCAGACGATCGGCGGCGTCGCGCCGGTCGGGCACCCGGCCCCGCTGCGCACGGTGGTGGATGTGGCGCTCGCCGGCTACCCGGAGGTCTGGGCCGCGGCGGGGCACGCGCACACGGTGTTCCCGACGACCTTCGACGAGCTGGTGCGGATCACGCGCGGGGAGCCGGGGCCGGTCGAGCCGGGCGAAGGCTAG
- a CDS encoding PqqD family protein, which translates to MAGGGDGRVRVSDRVVATHDGDRIVVVNLDTSDLIALDGTARYLWEAIGAREGGATVDDLVAAVTADFGVEPGEALADVEAFLAALAQAGLTVSAG; encoded by the coding sequence ATGGCGGGAGGCGGCGACGGGCGGGTGCGCGTCTCCGACCGCGTCGTGGCCACCCACGACGGCGACCGCATCGTCGTGGTCAACCTGGACACCTCCGACCTCATCGCCCTCGACGGCACCGCCCGCTACCTCTGGGAGGCGATCGGCGCGCGGGAGGGCGGAGCGACGGTCGACGACCTGGTCGCCGCCGTGACCGCGGACTTCGGAGTCGAGCCCGGCGAGGCGCTGGCCGACGTGGAGGCGTTCCTCGCGGCGCTCGCCCAGGCGGGCCTCACCGTTTCCGCAGGATAG
- a CDS encoding polysaccharide biosynthesis tyrosine autokinase, with protein sequence MPHREPDQPRALSLREYLRITRRYAAGMLSLVLVAVLAAAAWTVAQPRVYSSTAAGLVQSQAGDDLNSAYEGDSLAKSRAASYVQQAASIEVAKLVIEQLKLPMSPGALAASVSAQQPTDTAIIRITADADTPEDAQRIANAWIAALGTRIAQLESPDGSADAAAGGGAGVTRFSTLASAPLNPAPSSPNVPVTLALAFVVGLFLAALYALTRHQLDRGVRSADVIESAFGVPVVGTIPLTDDLTRRSRILEDGSRPVTGPTIGTMEALRELRTNLSYVDVDEPPRVLLVTSSLPGEGKSTLASNLATTIARSGQPVVVVDADMRRPNQVATFGLPDTAGLSDVLAGRVALRDVLQDPGLSPNLRVLAAGRTPPNPSELLGSRTMRELLVALSELALVIVDAPPLLPVTDAAVLSRSVDGVLLVVDARRTKVDQLGKALKSLQHAGGRLTGVVLNRVPRRGSDAISYGYYGSEYGYGYTSPAPLTDGRDGDARGGAGGAAPEAGQRAADTATAQVPTMQEPPAGPIAQEAAHQDPGPLAPAAPEPAAQDAAPREYATHEHTAYGAAAQGNPTDEHTAHGPAAHERTAHVPTVDEHTAPEPPAYEPASAAPASEEPASVAPASEDPASEEPEVDRLTSDVPTGPAPVVDGAAAAVESDPVLARADPAAVPTPVYAGVPTAHGRRSARR encoded by the coding sequence ATGCCGCACCGCGAGCCCGACCAGCCCCGGGCCCTGAGCCTACGCGAGTACCTGCGCATCACGCGCCGCTACGCAGCAGGCATGCTGAGCCTGGTCCTGGTCGCCGTCCTCGCCGCGGCGGCGTGGACCGTCGCCCAGCCGCGCGTCTACAGCTCGACGGCCGCCGGGCTGGTGCAGTCGCAGGCGGGCGACGACCTCAACTCGGCGTACGAGGGCGACTCGCTCGCCAAGTCCCGCGCCGCCTCCTACGTGCAGCAGGCCGCCTCCATCGAGGTGGCGAAGCTGGTCATCGAGCAGTTGAAGCTGCCGATGTCGCCCGGCGCGCTGGCCGCGTCGGTCTCGGCGCAGCAGCCGACCGACACCGCGATCATCCGCATCACGGCCGACGCCGACACCCCGGAGGACGCCCAGCGCATCGCGAACGCGTGGATCGCCGCGCTCGGCACCCGCATCGCCCAGCTGGAGAGCCCGGACGGCTCCGCCGACGCCGCCGCGGGCGGCGGAGCGGGCGTCACGCGGTTCTCCACCCTGGCGAGCGCGCCGCTGAACCCGGCGCCCTCCTCCCCCAACGTGCCGGTGACCCTCGCCCTCGCGTTCGTCGTCGGCCTGTTCCTCGCGGCCCTGTACGCCCTCACCCGGCACCAGCTCGACCGCGGCGTCCGGTCGGCCGACGTGATCGAGTCCGCGTTCGGGGTGCCCGTCGTGGGCACCATCCCGCTCACCGACGACCTGACCCGCCGCTCCCGCATCCTCGAGGACGGCAGCCGGCCGGTGACCGGCCCCACGATCGGGACGATGGAGGCGCTGCGCGAGCTGCGCACGAACCTCTCGTACGTCGACGTGGACGAGCCGCCGCGCGTGCTGCTCGTGACCTCCTCGCTCCCCGGCGAGGGCAAGTCGACGCTCGCGTCGAACCTGGCGACCACCATCGCGCGCTCGGGCCAGCCGGTCGTCGTCGTGGACGCCGACATGCGCCGCCCGAACCAGGTCGCGACCTTCGGCCTCCCCGACACCGCCGGCCTCTCGGATGTGCTCGCCGGGCGGGTGGCGCTCCGCGACGTGCTGCAGGACCCCGGCCTCTCCCCCAACCTGCGCGTCCTCGCGGCCGGCCGCACGCCGCCGAACCCGAGCGAGCTGCTCGGCTCGCGCACCATGCGCGAGCTGCTCGTCGCCCTCTCGGAGCTCGCACTCGTCATCGTGGACGCCCCTCCGCTGCTCCCGGTGACGGACGCCGCCGTGCTCTCCCGCTCGGTCGACGGCGTCCTCCTCGTCGTCGATGCCCGCCGCACCAAGGTGGACCAGCTCGGCAAGGCCCTCAAGAGCCTCCAGCACGCCGGCGGCCGCCTCACCGGCGTCGTGCTGAACCGCGTCCCCCGCCGCGGCTCCGACGCCATCTCGTACGGCTACTACGGCAGCGAGTACGGGTACGGCTACACGTCCCCGGCGCCCCTGACCGACGGAAGGGATGGGGATGCGCGCGGCGGGGCCGGTGGGGCCGCACCCGAAGCGGGCCAGCGGGCCGCTGACACCGCGACAGCACAGGTGCCGACCATGCAGGAGCCTCCTGCCGGGCCCATCGCGCAGGAAGCCGCCCACCAGGACCCCGGACCGCTCGCACCTGCCGCGCCCGAGCCCGCCGCGCAGGACGCGGCACCCCGGGAGTACGCCACCCACGAGCACACCGCGTACGGCGCAGCCGCGCAGGGGAACCCCACGGACGAGCACACCGCACACGGACCCGCCGCACACGAGCGGACCGCACACGTGCCCACCGTCGACGAGCACACCGCACCCGAGCCGCCCGCGTACGAGCCCGCCTCCGCCGCACCCGCCTCCGAAGAGCCCGCCTCCGTCGCACCCGCCTCCGAAGACCCCGCCTCCGAAGAGCCGGAGGTCGACCGCCTGACGTCCGACGTCCCCACCGGCCCGGCGCCCGTCGTGGATGGAGCGGCTGCCGCCGTCGAGTCCGACCCCGTCCTCGCCCGGGCCGACCCCGCGGCGGTACCCACCCCCGTCTACGCCGGCGTGCCAACGGCGCACGGCCGCCGCTCGGCCCGACGCTGA